DNA from Paludisphaera mucosa:
CGTCCCTGAGCAGGGTGCCGCACCGGCCGTCGTCGGCGAACTCGTGGCGATGGGTCCAGGACGCGAACGGACCCCGGATCTGGCGGTCGACGAAGAGCCGGCCGGGTTCGTACTCGATATGCTCGACGGCCCACTCGATCGGCAGCGGACCGAGTCGCGTCCGGATCACGACCTGCGTCCCCACTTCGAGGGAATTCGGGGCCTGGACGACCTCGACCGGCTCGCCGGGCGGGATCAGTCGGTCGAAGGCGTCGGGGCGTTCGAAGAACGCGAAGACGTCGGCCGGCGACGCGTCGATCCGTGATTCTTTGATGAACCGACGCATGAACCTGGCCGCCTTTACGCGCGGGGGGACCGAAAGCCTGGACTGATCATCGGGATAGACTATGGAAAGTTTGACGATCTGTAAATATCGAAGACCTGGCCGACGCTTACCGGTCCTCCCGGCGATTTCGGGCGTCGCAGGAGCGTCAGCGACGCGGCGGAGGGCCGCAGCGGGCTATAGTTGCGCCGAGGCCGGCCGCCGCGACGCATGCGTCGGCGAGTCCTTGACTGGCCGGTCCGACCAGAGTTAGCCTTGAAGGCGAACCATCGGCCGAGCGTTCCGCCCTGCACAGCCCGGACGCGAGAGCGGGCTCCTGCCTCCCGTCGCCCCGCTGCACCGCCCGCTCGCGTCCGTCTCCCGCTCCGATCTTTTACACGTGGTCCGGAGACCTACAGCATGCAGAACAAACCCCTCGTGAATCGTCGCACCTTCCTGGAGACGGCCGGCGCCGCGACCGGAGCGGCCGTGGCCGCCGGCACCTTCGCCCACCCCGCGGTCGGCGCCGTGAAGGGTGCCAACGAGCGGATCAACGTCGCCATCCTCGGCCCCGGCGGACGCGCCCAGGAGCACATCCGCATCCTGGGCCACCTGAAGGAAGAGACGAAGCTGGTCGACATCATCGGCCTCTGCGACGTCTGGGACGGCAACGACGACGCCAAGCGCGGGCTCTACTACTCCGCCAAGAAGGTGGGCCTGGACGCCGAGGGGAAGGACAAGGACCGGATCACCAAGGATTACCGCAAGATCCTGGAGTGCAAGGACGTCGACGTCGTCCTGGTCGCCACCCCCGACCACTGGCACGCCAAGATGTGCCAGGACGCGATGGAGGCGGGCAAGGACGTCTACTGCGAAAAGCCGATGACCCACACCATCGAGGAGGCCCGCAAGCTCGTCGAGACGGTCAATCGGACCAAGCAGGTCTTCACCGTGGGCGTCCAGTCCACCGCCGACCCCCGCTGGCGTGAGGCCAACAAGCTCATCACCGACGGCAAGATCGGCAAGGTGATGCAGGGCCAGACGTCGTACTACCGCAACAGCAACGTCGGCCAGTGGCGGTACTACAAGCTCACCAAGGACATGACGCCCAAGACGGTCGACTGGAAGATGTTCCTCGGCACCGACTTCGGCCTGGCCCCCGACCAGCCCTTCGACCGCGCCCGCTACGCCCAGTGGCGCTGCTACTGGGACTTCGGCGGCGGCATGTACACCGACCTGTTCGTCCACCAGCTCACCCACCTGATCCTGGCGATGGGCGTCCGCCTGCCGCGGCGGGTCGTCGGCGCCGGCGGCCTCTACATGGAGTACGACGGCCGCGACGTGCCCGACGTCGCCACGGTGGTGGCCGACTACGACGAGGGCTGTCAGGTCCTCATCTCGGCCACCATGTGCAACGACGTCCAGCTCCCCGAAGTCATCCGCGGCCACACCGCGACCGTCCGGTTCGACCCCACGCCCAAGGGGGGCTACTCGGTCGTCCAGCAGAAGCTCGAAGGCCGGCCGGCCCCTCCGGGAGCCAACCAGGGCGAGGGCGGCGACAAGTTCACCCCCGAGCAGCCTCGCGAAGACACCCGCGCCCTCTGGGAGCACTTCCTCGAGTGCACCCGGTCGCGCAACCCCGAGACCCTCTGCCCGGTCGAGCTCGGCTACGCCGCGATCGCCACGGTCAACCTCGGCGTCAAGTCTTACCGCGAAGGCAAGGCGTACTACATCAACAAGGAGAACGGCGAGGTCGTCGACGCCGACTCCGCCTGGGCCGCCCGCTGGGAAGAGCGCAGCAAGCTCCGCGGCAAGCCAAACCAGGTCATCGGCTGGAACGCCGGCGAGACCGGCTCGCTCCTCGAAGCTCCCGAGTACCAGAAGCTCGGCGGCACCTGGGTCGACGGCAAGGACCCCGCCGGCGCCTGAGCCGACAGGCGTCGATCCGCGCCGGATTTCCGGCGCGGATCGACGCCGTTCCCATCAACGCCCCGCGGGACGCGCCTCTGGCCGTTACGCGGGGCGTCGTCATGCGCGAGACGTACCCGACCGCGAGGACGGCTGCCGGGCGAGGGCGGTTCGCCCGCGACGTCCGCCGCCTCGTCGGCTAAACTCCGATGCGACATCGGCCCGCGCACGGTTTCCGACACTTCGGTCGACGGGAGTCCAGCATGAATCGACGTGACTTGAACGCGACCATCGGACTGATCCTGGGAGCCCTCCTGATCCTCGGGTCGCCGGAGCAGGGGAGGGCCCAGCAGGAGAAACGAACAGAGCAGGAAGACCTACGCGCCCCCGGCGAGGAGCACAAGCGGCTCAACGCCATGGCGGGCCGCTGGGACGTGGTCGTGACCTACAGGCTGGGCCCCGATCGCGAGATGAAGGGGACCGCCCAATGCGATGCGAAGTGGGTGCTCGACGGCCGGTTCCTACGGCAGGATTACCGCAGCGAAATCCAGAAACGACCCTTCGAGGTCGTGCAGTACCTCGGGTTCGACCGCAGCAAGAAGAGGTTCGTCGAGCTGAAGATGGACAGCATGGATACCGCGGTGATGCACAACGAAGGCTCCCTCTCCGACGACGGCCGGACGATCACTTGCGTGGGAGAACGACTCGATCGTGAGGACGGCCGATCCCGTCCCCTGCGTACCGTCTACACCCTCACCGACGCCGATCACTTCACCCTGTCGTGGTACACGACCGATTCAACGGGGAAGGAAGAGAAGGCCGTCGAGCTGGTCCATACGCGCAGGGCCCCCTGAGACGCAGGGGCGCTTATCTATCCTCGCACCGGAGCCAGGACGGCGAGAACCCGGAACATGCGCTGAACCTAATTCTACTGTAACCGATTTCTCGTGACACCCCGGGTCGGGCCTTATATTCTGACGGGTGTGGAGGATACGCACACCCCAGGGAACTGCCCCGATGTCACTCCTGGATCATCACGAGGCCCAGGCCCTGCTGGCCGACGCTGTGGTCTCCACCGACGCCGTTCGGGGTCGGGACGACCGCCTGACGGATTTTCTCCAACGCTACCTGCCTCGCTTCTATCGGGTCGAGCAACGGGCGACGGCGGCCCTGGTCATCCGCGGCCGGCTCGGCGGCCTGGAGCGCAAGACCTCCGAGCCGATCGCCATCGAGGCCGGGCTGCCCCGCAAGCCGATCCAGTTCTTCGTCGGCTCGGGCAAGTGGGACGACGAGTCTGTCATGTCCGAGTTGCGGGCGCACGTCGGCGACGAGATGGCCGACTCCGACGGCGTCGTGGTGGTCGACGGCAGCTCCTTCCCCAAGAAGGGGACCGAGTCGTGCGGGGTCGCCCGGCAGTGGTGCGGCCGGCTCGGCAAGGTGGACAACTGCCAGGTCGGCGTCTTCCTCGCCTACGCGGCCGGCGACGGCTATGCCCCGCTGGACCGTCGGCTCTACCTGCCGGAGGATTGGTCCGGCGACGCGGCCCGCCGCGAGAAGCGCCACGTCCCGCCGGAGGTCGCATTCCGCGAGAGGTGGCAGATCGCCCTGGAGATGCTGGATCGGAGCTTGCCCGGCCTGGCCCACGGCTGGATCGCCGGCGATGACGAATTCGGCCGGGCCTCCGAGTTCCGCGCGGCGTTGCGTCGGCGGAAGGAACGCTACGCCCTGGACGTGCCGTGCAACACCACGGTGCGCGACCTGGAACGTCGGCGACCGCCGCGCAAGCGGGCCGGCGTCGGCCGCAAGCGCGAGACGCCGTTCGTCCGCGCCGACGCCTGGGCGGCGAGCCGGTCGGAGTCGCGTTGGGAGCGGATCGAGGTGCGCGACGGCGAGAAGGGCCCGCTGGTCGTGGACGCGATGACGGCCCGGGTGAGAACCAGGCAGGAAGGCCGGGTCGGTCCCGAAGAGCGCCTGGTGGTGATCCGCGTGGTCGGCGAGTCGCGGATCGACTACGCCCTGACCGACGCCGGCCCCGAGGTCCCGCTCGCGGAGGTCGTGCGAGCCCAGCGGCGACGGCACCGGATCGAGGAGATGTTCGAGGCCGGCAACGGCGAGGCCGGGCTGGACCACTACGAGGTGCGGAGCTGGGTCGGCTGGCGCCACCACATGACGCTGTCGCTGGTGGCGTTATGGTTCTTGTGCCTGGAGCGACGGCGGGTCGGGGGGGGAAACCCCGGCGATCACCGTGCCGCAGACGCGGCACATCCTGGCCCGGCTGCTCCGCGACCCGCCGCCGAGCCCGGAGGAGATCGCCCGCGTGGTGTCGCGGGTGCTGCGGCGTAACGAGGAGTCGAGGATCTACCGCTGGCACGAGGCCGCCGGGACGTTCCCCCCGCGACGGCCGAGGCCGAATACCGGTTAGGCGGCGCCACGCATGCACTACCTGAAATATCGCTGGGACGAGGATCGAGGCGACGAATACGCCGGCTGGGGTGGCTCTTGGTGGTATTTCGAGATCGGCGACGACGGGTCTCCCTCCCGCCAAGTTGAGGAGTACGACGGCGGGGTCCGCCTCCGCTACAGCCACGAGCATCGTGAGGACCGATTCGGCGGCCTCGGTTACGGCCATGAATCCGAGATGGATCGCTCGGCCGATGCGGTGCTATCCGCCGAGGAATTCGATGTAGTGTGGCGGCGATGCCCCTGGCACAACGATCCCGCCTGACGTCGAAGGACGGGAAGACCGGCCGCCGGAACGATCTCCTTGGGCCGAGGTGAGGAGCCTGGAAAAACAGTTACAGTAGAATTAATCCGAGCGGGGGAACCACTCGCCGCCGACGCAGGTTCGTTCGAGGGTGAGCCCCCCCGCGGGGTCGCGACGCATCAGGACGAGGTCCGCGGGCTGGCCGACCGCGATACGGGGCTCCGGTCGCTGCAGCAGCCGGGCCGGGTTGAGCGTCACGAGGTCGAGCAGAGGGCGCGGAAACGCCGGTTCGACCGAGTTGAGGAACCGCAGCCCGGCCTCCAGGCCCTGCGTCGATCCTGCCAGGTAGGGCGTACCGGCGAGGACGATCTTCCCCCCCGGATCGACGTCCCAGGCGCCGTAATTTCCGGGGGGGAGCCCGGCGAGCCAGCCGGCGTCGCTGACCAGGATCAGCCTCCGCCAGCCCTTCGCCCGCACCAGGACGCGGAGCACGTCCGGGTCGAGGTGATGGCCGTCGGCGATCAACGATGCATTTAGCCGGTCTTCGGCGGCCTGGAACCAGATCGGGTTGGGGTGGCGGGGAAGCTCCGAGGCGATCCCGTTCCCCAGGTGTGTGCTCAAAGTCGCCCCGGCTTCCACCGCCGCCCGCAAGGTCTGGCGATCCGTCGCCGTATGACCGATGGCGACGACGACGCCCGCCGCCGTCGCCTGGCGGATGAACTCCGCCGCACCCGGACGCTCGGGGGCGAGCGTGGTCAGTACGACACGCCCTCCGGAAGCCTCTTGAAAGCGTTCGAACAGGCTCCAGTCGGGATCCCGCATCGCCTCGACGGGATGCGTGCCCCGGTACCCGGGAAGCTCGGACAGGAACGGTCCTTCCAGGTGGACGCCGACGACCATCCGGTCGACATCGGGCTCGGCCTCGCAGGCCCGGGCGATGGTCTTGAGCCCATGCAGAGTATGCTCGACCGGGGCCGTGATGAGCGTGGGGCAGAGGCGTGCGACGCCCAGGCCGCGCTGGGCGCGGACGATGGCGACGACCTGCTCGACGGTCAGGCCCGGGCTGGAGAAGGAGTGGCCCCAGCGACCGTTCGTCTGGACGTCCCAGAACGCCGGGGCGATGAAGCGCTCGTTTTCACCGTCCTCGGCGAGGCCGTCGAGGGGGTCGATTCGCTCGATCATGCCGGCCCGGGTCTCGATTTGGACCCGACGTGGGCCGTCCCAATCTCGTCCCCGGACGATCACGACGTCGTGGCCTTCCGGCGCTGCAGGGCGGCGGTGATGAACTCGCGGAAGAGCGGGTGGGGGTGAGTCGGCTTGGACTGGAACTCGGGATGGAACTGCACGGCCACGAACCAGGGGTGGTCGGACAGCTCGACGATCTCGACGATCTGGCCGTCCGGGCTCTTGCCCGAGGCCACGAGGCCGGCCTTTTCCAGGGATTCGCGGTACGTGTTGTTGAACTCGTAACGGTGGCGATGGCGTTCGGAGATGCGTTCGACCCCGTACGCCTTGCGAGCGAGCCGGTCGGGGGTCAGCTCGCAGGGCCACGCCCCCAGCCGCATCGTTCCGCCTCGATGGGTGACGGCCATCTGCTCTTCCATCAGGGCGATGACGGGATGGTCGCAGTCCTTCTCGAACTCGGTGCTGTTCGCGTCTTCGAGGCCGAGGACGGTGCGGGCGAACTCGATCACCGCGCACTGCATCCCCAGGCAGATGCCGAAGAAGGGGAGGCCGCGGGTGCGGGCGTAGCGGATGGCCTCGATCTTGCCCTCGATCCCCCGCATGCCGAATCCGCCGGGGACGAGGACGCCGTCGACGCCCCCCAGCAGGGCGTCCGCCCCCCGCGCGCTCACTTCTTCGGCCTCGATGCGCACGACCGAGACCCGGGCCCGGTTGGCGATCCCGGCGTGGTCGAGCGACTCGTAGACCGACTTGTAGGCGTCGCGGTGCTTCATGTACTTGCCGACGACGGCGATCCGCACCTCGTGCTTCGGGTGCACGATCCGCTCGACCATCTCGGTCCATTCCGTCAGGTCGAGCGGGCTGGCCTTGAGGCCCAGCCGCTTGACGAGGAGGTTGTCGAGCCCGTTCTGGACCAGGCTCAGCGGCACCTCGTAGATGCTGTACTGCCGGTCGCGTTCCTCGATGACCGCCTTCTTGTCGACGTTGCAGAAGAGGGCGATCTTGTCCTTGTCGTCGGTCGGGATCGGCTGCTCGCTGCGGCAGATGAGGATGTCGGGCTGGATGCCGATCTGGCGGAGCGCGCCGACGGAGTGCTGCGTCGGCTTGGTCTTCAGCTCGGCCGCGGCCTTGAGGTAGGGGACCAGCGTCAGGTGGATGTAGACGCAGTTCTCGCGGCCCACGTCGATGGCGAACTGGCGGATCGCCTCCAGGAAGGGGAGGCTCTCGATGTCGCCGACGGTCCCGCCGATCTCGGTGATCACCACGTCGACGTCGTCGGTCGCGAGCTGGTGGACCGCCGCCTTGATCTCGTCGGTGACGTGGGGGATGACCTGCACGGTCTTGCCCTCGTAATACCGCCCCTCGCGCTCCTTCTGGATGACGGAGAGGTAGATCTTGCCCGTCGTGTAGTTGCAGTCCTTGGTGAGCGTAGCGTGCGTGAACCGCTCGTAGTGGCCGAGGTCGAGGTCGGTCTCGGAACCGTCGTCCAGGACGTAGACCTCGCCGTGCTGGTACGGGCTCATCGTGCCCGGGTCGACGTTGATGTAGGGGTCGAACTTCTGGAGTCGCACCCGCAGCCCGCGCTGTTCCAGGATCATGCCGATCGAGGCGCAGGTGAGCCCCTTGCCGAGCGAGCTGACAACGCCGCCCGTCACGAAGATGTGCTTGGCCATCGCCTAACCTTGGTGGGTGAGCCTGGACCCGGTCGTGGTAAAAGCCCAGTATACAAGACCCGGGCGACCACGGCGAGGCCGCCCCGGGCTCGACCGGCCCGGCGTTTACGCATCACTCGACCCCGCCCCCCGCGAAGGCGCCGGCGCGGCCTAGTCAGTCCTCCGAAGGCTCATCGTCGGCGACGGGCTCGACGTCGATCTCCAGGTTCATGCGATAGCCGATCTCCTCGATCCCGGCCGTCCAGGCGTCGTCGGCGTCGGGCGGGACCAGCACCAACGCCCGCATGGCGAACAGTGGCGCGGCGCTGGTGGGCGCCGGCGCCGATTCGGAGTCCATCTCCTCGATGCTGATCCCGTGTCGCGCCAGCAGGCTCGCGATCTCATGGATGATTCCTTCGTGGTCGGCTCCGTCCACCTGGATGTGGAAGGGGGCCCAGCCGACGTGGGATTCCGCGTCCGAATCGGCGTGGCCGACCGCGACCTTATAACCCCGGCCCGCCAGCCCCTCGAAATCGGCGTCGATCCCGTCGCCCTTGCCTTCGGGCGTCGAGACGAGCATCAGGACCGCGAACTGGCCGCCGAGACGCGCCATGCGGCTGGTCTCGACGTTGCCCCCGCGGACGAGCACTAGGCGGGTCACTTCCTCGACGATCCCGATGCGGTCGGGGCCGGTCACGGTCAGGACGAAATTCTCGGACATGGCAAGCTCCAGCGGTCGAATCGAGAGGTCAAGGGGACGATCGCCAGGACTCTCACCTATTTCACCCGCACAAGCTTCATGATGCGGCCCGAGACGTTCCAGTCCTGGACGTACAGGTTGCCGTCCTTGTCCCATGACGAACCATGAGTGCCGCTGAAGATCCCCTCGACCCACTGCTCCTGGGGGATGTTATAGTTGCCCCCCTTCGCCGGGTCGGGGTTGTTGCCGAGGACCGAGACGATCGTATTCGTCTTGTCGAGGATCACCACCCGGCCGTGGAGGTCCGGCACCGAGACGAAATCGCCCTGCACCGAGGCCGACGTCGGCATGCCCAGCCCGGTCACGATCTCCTCGATGAAATTGCCGTCGAGGTCGTAGTGGAGCAACCGACCCTTGGGCTGGTGGTTGCGGTCGCAGATGATCAGGCGGGGAGGCTCGTAACGCGTGTCGAGCGTCATTCCATGCGCGGTGTTGAACTCCTTCAGGCCGTTCCCCTTCACGCCGAAGTGCTTCAGGTATTTGCCCGCCTTGTCGAACTTGAAGATGTGGTCGCTGGCGTAGCCGTCCGAGAGGAAGATGTCGCCGTTGGGCGCGACGGTGATCGCCGTGGGATTGAACTTCTTGAGGTCCAGCCCCGACTCCTTCGGGAAGGGCAGGCGCAGGACGATCTCGCCGGTCCGGGCGTTGAGCTTGACCCCTTCGGCGTTGTTGTTACGCGCCCCGTAGAGGAACTCGCCGCCCGCCTCGTCACGGATCTCGATGTCGTGCATGTCGGAGTACTGGTCGCCCAGGTACTTGCCGATCAACTTGCCCTCGGGCGAGAAGACGAAGACTCCGGCGTGGGCGCTCGTGTAGACGTTGCCGTCCTTGTCGACGGCCACCCCGCCGTGGGTCGGCCCGATGAGGGACTTCCCGTCGGTCCCCAGGCCCCAGCCCGGCACCGTGTCGAACGTCATGAGGCCGCAGCCCATGCGAACGGGCTGAGACTTGTCGGCGGCGGCCCCCGTCGACGCGAGCCCGAGGACGACGGCCGCGGCGATCGCGAGGGATGCGGAACGATGCTGCACGTTCAGGACTCCTGAGGGAGAGGATGTCGGCGCCGGAGATGCCGTACTCGGGCGCAGCGTCTCCCGCAGAGACTAACAGCCCCGGCCGGCGAGATACAGATCACGCCGCACTCACCGCCCTCCGTCTCGATTCTCCCGGTCGGACTGCGAATTGCACGCTTCCACGGTCAAGAAACGCGTCGGGTCGGCGAAGGCTTCCTGGAGAAATCCCCAAATACCGTCGACCTCGCCGAGTCCATCGGGATCGACCGGATCGAATCGGAGAAGCGGATGGCCTCCCCAGAGCAAGCCCAGGCGCGTCCCTTGTTCCGCAAGCTCGCCCTCGGCATGGCGGGCGTCTGCCTCGCGCTGGGCGGGATCGTCGTGTTCGCACCCGTCGAAGCCCCGACCTTCACGGCCGGGGTGTGCCTCTTCGTCGGCTTCGTCATGCTGACGATCGGACTGACCGGTTCGTGGCCCGCGCCGAGGAAGCGGTAGCCGGGCCGTCTTTGTCCGAGTTGAGGAAGGACCGCGGGCCCGGTCCGCCTCAGACGTCCAGGGTCCCCTCGATCGAATCGTCGAGGGTCACGCCGATCGCGGCGCCGACCAGCATCTTGATCCCGGCGACCATCCCGCCGTGCTTCGTGTCCCAGTAATAGCCCTCGGTCGGCGCGACCTCGATCACGGTGATGCGCGGGTCGTCCTGCCCCCCGGTGAACCAGGTTTTGAGGACGGGCTCCCACAACTCCGCGATCTTCGCCTTGTGCGCGGAAAGGGTGGCGCGGCCTTCGAGATAGAGGAAGTCGGAGTGCTGGGAGCCGTGGAAATAGAGCTTCACCGACGGGTCGCGTTGGAGCTCTTGCACCTGATGACTGTCATTCGCGGCCAGGAACCAGAGATGGCCCTGGTCGTCGACCTGCCGGACGTTCATCGGCCGGGTTCCCCGCGAGCCGGCCATCGGCACGGTGCAGAAGAAGCCGTTTTCCGCCTTGCGGACGATCGTCTGGATCTCGGCGACGGCCTTCGGGCCGTGGAGGTCTTCGTGATTCTGTTCCGGCTGATTCTGGTTGATCGAGTCCATGTGAGCCGCTTCCCGGTGTGAGTCGAATCCCTTGCAATGACTCGACCACGATCGCAATCGGCGTGCCGAGACGGGGCCGCGTGCGGCCTCATGCTAGCGGCGTCCTGGGGACGGCGTCGGGACTCGGACGAAGGGGACGTTTCCCTGCCGCGCCCTGACTCTATCCGCGACTCGTACGATACGGCCCTGGTACACTGACGCGTCGAGATGTGAGTCAGACAAGCGATCCTTGTTCCATCGGGGGGCGCATCGTGCCCGCCACGTCCAGCGCAGAAGATTCGTATCAGGCCGCCAATTTCTCGGTCGAGATCGACGGCTTCGCGAATGTGAGGGTGTCCCGGATCAGGGGGCTCCGCCGCAGGACGAGCGTGATCGTCGTGCGCGAGGGGGGCGACCCCGGGGCCGGCCGCTCGTCGCCGGGGCTGACCCGAATCGCCCCGATCATCCTGGAACGACCCCGCACTAACGACGACACCTTCGAGAGGTGGGCCGATCTCGTGGCCACCCGGACCGCGGGAGGACGCGATTTTCGCCGCTCCATGGCGATCGTCCTCCTGCTGCCCGACGGCACCCCGGGGATCCAGTACAACGTCTTCGATTGCTGGCCGTCGCGGTATGAGGCGGTCGACGAACTGGACGCCCTGTCGAGCCAGGCCGTGATGGAGCGTCTGGTCGTCCAGCACCAGGGATGGGAATCCCTGCGGCTCTAACGACCGCCAGGAGCCGCAGGAGTCGCCCCTCAGCCCAGGGACCAGCCCGGACGATAGTCGCGACGGATCATCGGGTCGGCCTCGGAAGCGTTGGTCGCCTTCAGCGCGGCGGCGTCCCATTCGAGCTTCCGGCCGACGCGGTAGGCCACGTTGCCGAGGTGGTTGGCCTCGGTCAGCCATCCCGCGTACTCGAAGTTACACGTGGTCGGCGCGCCGGTCTTGCAGGCGTGGATCCACTCGGCGTGGTGGCCGAGCGACTTCGGGATCGTCGGCTCGGGACGTTTGTAGTCGCGGAACCGCTCCTCAGGCAGCAGGAGGTTGCGGCCGTAGTCGGAGAGGAGCATCCCCTTCTCGCCGACGAAGAGCACGCCGCTGTCCCACTTCGGGATCGCCCCCGTGGTCCAGGGCTCGGGCTTCATGGCGCCCTGGTACCAGGTCAGGGTCAGGGCGGGCTGCTCTCCCCGGGCCTCGTACTCGTACACTGCCTTCATGCTGGCCGGCGCGATCTCGGCGTGCGGGGGCGGGCCGAAGGCCTCGATGGTGCTGGGGGTTTTGAGCTTCAGGGCCCAGAAGGGGAGGTCGATCCAGTGGCTCCCCAGGTCGCTCATGGTGCCGTTGCCGAAATCCCACCAGCGATACCATTTCGGGCCAGGGAAATAGACCTCGTGGAAGGGCCGCGACGCGACCGGCCCGAGCCAGAGGTCCCAGTCGAGGCCGGTCGGGATCGGCGTCGAACCCGTCGGCCGCTCGGTGACCGAGACGATGTCGCCGTTGGCCTTCGCATCCTCGGGGGACTGACGCCCCCAGGCGCGGCCGACCCACACGTGGACGTCCTTGACCGCGCCGACGGCCCCGGCCTGGATCAATTCGACGACCCGGCGGTAATTGTCGCCGGCGTGGATCTGCGTCCCCATCTGGGTGGCGACCCTGGCCTTGGCGGCGGCCTCGCGGATCAGCCTCGCCTCCCAGACGTCGTGGGTCAGCGGCTTCTCGCAGTAGACGTGCTTGCCCAGCAGCAGGGCCGGCAGGGTGGCGAAGGCGTGGGT
Protein-coding regions in this window:
- a CDS encoding 6-bladed beta-propeller, with amino-acid sequence MQHRSASLAIAAAVVLGLASTGAAADKSQPVRMGCGLMTFDTVPGWGLGTDGKSLIGPTHGGVAVDKDGNVYTSAHAGVFVFSPEGKLIGKYLGDQYSDMHDIEIRDEAGGEFLYGARNNNAEGVKLNARTGEIVLRLPFPKESGLDLKKFNPTAITVAPNGDIFLSDGYASDHIFKFDKAGKYLKHFGVKGNGLKEFNTAHGMTLDTRYEPPRLIICDRNHQPKGRLLHYDLDGNFIEEIVTGLGMPTSASVQGDFVSVPDLHGRVVILDKTNTIVSVLGNNPDPAKGGNYNIPQEQWVEGIFSGTHGSSWDKDGNLYVQDWNVSGRIMKLVRVK
- a CDS encoding N-acetylglucosamine-6-phosphate deacetylase, coding for MIERIDPLDGLAEDGENERFIAPAFWDVQTNGRWGHSFSSPGLTVEQVVAIVRAQRGLGVARLCPTLITAPVEHTLHGLKTIARACEAEPDVDRMVVGVHLEGPFLSELPGYRGTHPVEAMRDPDWSLFERFQEASGGRVVLTTLAPERPGAAEFIRQATAAGVVVAIGHTATDRQTLRAAVEAGATLSTHLGNGIASELPRHPNPIWFQAAEDRLNASLIADGHHLDPDVLRVLVRAKGWRRLILVSDAGWLAGLPPGNYGAWDVDPGGKIVLAGTPYLAGSTQGLEAGLRFLNSVEPAFPRPLLDLVTLNPARLLQRPEPRIAVGQPADLVLMRRDPAGGLTLERTCVGGEWFPRSD
- a CDS encoding pyridoxamine 5'-phosphate oxidase family protein — encoded protein: MDSINQNQPEQNHEDLHGPKAVAEIQTIVRKAENGFFCTVPMAGSRGTRPMNVRQVDDQGHLWFLAANDSHQVQELQRDPSVKLYFHGSQHSDFLYLEGRATLSAHKAKIAELWEPVLKTWFTGGQDDPRITVIEVAPTEGYYWDTKHGGMVAGIKMLVGAAIGVTLDDSIEGTLDV
- a CDS encoding IS701 family transposase, which translates into the protein MSLLDHHEAQALLADAVVSTDAVRGRDDRLTDFLQRYLPRFYRVEQRATAALVIRGRLGGLERKTSEPIAIEAGLPRKPIQFFVGSGKWDDESVMSELRAHVGDEMADSDGVVVVDGSSFPKKGTESCGVARQWCGRLGKVDNCQVGVFLAYAAGDGYAPLDRRLYLPEDWSGDAARREKRHVPPEVAFRERWQIALEMLDRSLPGLAHGWIAGDDEFGRASEFRAALRRRKERYALDVPCNTTVRDLERRRPPRKRAGVGRKRETPFVRADAWAASRSESRWERIEVRDGEKGPLVVDAMTARVRTRQEGRVGPEERLVVIRVVGESRIDYALTDAGPEVPLAEVVRAQRRRHRIEEMFEAGNGEAGLDHYEVRSWVGWRHHMTLSLVALWFLCLERRRVGGGNPGDHRAADAAHPGPAAPRPAAEPGGDRPRGVAGAAA
- a CDS encoding Gfo/Idh/MocA family protein — its product is MQNKPLVNRRTFLETAGAATGAAVAAGTFAHPAVGAVKGANERINVAILGPGGRAQEHIRILGHLKEETKLVDIIGLCDVWDGNDDAKRGLYYSAKKVGLDAEGKDKDRITKDYRKILECKDVDVVLVATPDHWHAKMCQDAMEAGKDVYCEKPMTHTIEEARKLVETVNRTKQVFTVGVQSTADPRWREANKLITDGKIGKVMQGQTSYYRNSNVGQWRYYKLTKDMTPKTVDWKMFLGTDFGLAPDQPFDRARYAQWRCYWDFGGGMYTDLFVHQLTHLILAMGVRLPRRVVGAGGLYMEYDGRDVPDVATVVADYDEGCQVLISATMCNDVQLPEVIRGHTATVRFDPTPKGGYSVVQQKLEGRPAPPGANQGEGGDKFTPEQPREDTRALWEHFLECTRSRNPETLCPVELGYAAIATVNLGVKSYREGKAYYINKENGEVVDADSAWAARWEERSKLRGKPNQVIGWNAGETGSLLEAPEYQKLGGTWVDGKDPAGA
- a CDS encoding SRPBCC family protein, translating into MRRFIKESRIDASPADVFAFFERPDAFDRLIPPGEPVEVVQAPNSLEVGTQVVIRTRLGPLPIEWAVEHIEYEPGRLFVDRQIRGPFASWTHRHEFADDGRCGTLLRDVIDYAPPLGLLGAMIGGRFLEHKLQKLFDHRHEVIRAVFQSAGGTVVGSA
- a CDS encoding glycine cleavage system protein R is translated as MSENFVLTVTGPDRIGIVEEVTRLVLVRGGNVETSRMARLGGQFAVLMLVSTPEGKGDGIDADFEGLAGRGYKVAVGHADSDAESHVGWAPFHIQVDGADHEGIIHEIASLLARHGISIEEMDSESAPAPTSAAPLFAMRALVLVPPDADDAWTAGIEEIGYRMNLEIDVEPVADDEPSED
- a CDS encoding CTP synthase, whose amino-acid sequence is MAKHIFVTGGVVSSLGKGLTCASIGMILEQRGLRVRLQKFDPYINVDPGTMSPYQHGEVYVLDDGSETDLDLGHYERFTHATLTKDCNYTTGKIYLSVIQKEREGRYYEGKTVQVIPHVTDEIKAAVHQLATDDVDVVITEIGGTVGDIESLPFLEAIRQFAIDVGRENCVYIHLTLVPYLKAAAELKTKPTQHSVGALRQIGIQPDILICRSEQPIPTDDKDKIALFCNVDKKAVIEERDRQYSIYEVPLSLVQNGLDNLLVKRLGLKASPLDLTEWTEMVERIVHPKHEVRIAVVGKYMKHRDAYKSVYESLDHAGIANRARVSVVRIEAEEVSARGADALLGGVDGVLVPGGFGMRGIEGKIEAIRYARTRGLPFFGICLGMQCAVIEFARTVLGLEDANSTEFEKDCDHPVIALMEEQMAVTHRGGTMRLGAWPCELTPDRLARKAYGVERISERHRHRYEFNNTYRESLEKAGLVASGKSPDGQIVEIVELSDHPWFVAVQFHPEFQSKPTHPHPLFREFITAALQRRKATTS
- a CDS encoding phage tail protein, translating into MPATSSAEDSYQAANFSVEIDGFANVRVSRIRGLRRRTSVIVVREGGDPGAGRSSPGLTRIAPIILERPRTNDDTFERWADLVATRTAGGRDFRRSMAIVLLLPDGTPGIQYNVFDCWPSRYEAVDELDALSSQAVMERLVVQHQGWESLRL
- a CDS encoding DUF1579 family protein translates to MNRRDLNATIGLILGALLILGSPEQGRAQQEKRTEQEDLRAPGEEHKRLNAMAGRWDVVVTYRLGPDREMKGTAQCDAKWVLDGRFLRQDYRSEIQKRPFEVVQYLGFDRSKKRFVELKMDSMDTAVMHNEGSLSDDGRTITCVGERLDREDGRSRPLRTVYTLTDADHFTLSWYTTDSTGKEEKAVELVHTRRAP